A DNA window from Novosphingobium sp. RL4 contains the following coding sequences:
- a CDS encoding Ig-like domain-containing protein: MEKRVEITNRTTRTVNTTTAREGVTQIAVQPGSNVKVVAPPSSVSSMVREGDDLVITFSDGSTIRLDGYFACPADDIGQLSFGDPGSGEQWLVHLGDAACFAPADASTEPLDFSMSPLGAAGGGGIGTGALLALGALGVGGGIALAASGGGGHSDEPVDTTPPAAPTVAATNGTVLSGTAEPGATVRIDINGDGTTDATVTANASGSWTYTPTTPIADGTTVTVRAVDAAGNVSTPASVTVDAAPPAVPTISAAADDVGAIQGNVASGGATDDTRPALSGTAEAGSTVSIYDNGTLIGTATASSTGTWSFTPPSALAQGHHSFTITAKDAVGNVSAASPAYELTVDTASPAAPVLNPTDGITVSGTAEAGTIVSIDVDGDGTPDATAVAGPTGSWSVTLDEPLADGTVVSATATDAAGNSSPAATVTVDGDIDTTPPPVPGVGGADDDTGAIQGNLANGAITDDSTPEFSGSGGEPGSTVSVYDNGVLIGSTTVDGDGDWQFTPSPPLGEGGHSLTFTSSDGDGNESAPSQPFAFTVDTVPPLAATVDPSNGAALTGTAEPGSVVNIDFGDDGTIDGTALTNAAGDWVFVPTTHIPDGTTVSITVSDAAGNSSPPVTVVVDIEAAVAPIILRVVDDAAPQTGTVPSGGLTNDATPTIGGTAEAGSTVSLYDNGVLLGTAIANGSGDWTFTAAALPEGDHIFAVTSVNEAGGVGGPSSGYAVTIDLSAPAAPTLSPTDGVTLSGTAEAGATVTVDTNGDGTPDASVVAGDGGQWSVTFAAPLADGTVVSVIATDAAGNPSPAATTTVDAELDSTPPPVPVLVSATDDVGTVQGPLANGAVTDDTQPRLAGTAEAGVLVSIYDGANLLGTVVADGSGAWNFTPTLAQGAHSLTFTTTDSEGNESQATPVFGLTVDTTAPAAPVINPSNGSLVSGTAEAGAVVRLDLNGNGTVDATVQAGPSGSWSYTPATPLADGSTVIATATDAAGNTSLQGSTTIDRSPPPAPVVTSAADDVGASQGMLVSGSSTDDGQPALSGTAEANSTVSVYDGPTLLGTTTASGAGSWTFTPTAPLSQGTHTLTITATDAVGNVSANSAPFTLTIDNTPPAAPAISSIADDFGDSQGPVSNGGTTDDARPTLTGTSEANATVSVYDNGALLGTTTANGSGAWSFTPVSALGQGSHSFVVTAGDAAGNVSAQSPAYVVSINNSVPDTPAIAIAVDNVGLEQGAVVNGGITNDTQPSLSGTAAPNSTVTILRGGIPVATVSADALGGWNYTPAAPLAQGTYSYTVMSINAAGNESALSSPYVVTVDTTPPAAPLFGSANDNVGTVQGPLPSGSVTDDILPTLAGSAEPGATVTIFHNGNAIGTAAVNGLGIWSFTPGTALAEGPHNFTAVATDAAGNVSVPSGTFTLVVDVTPPADPTINPSTGTTLGGTAEPNATINLDLDGNGTVDVTTTANGSGIWTYNPPLQLADGVTVIVTATDAAGNTSAPESIVVDRTAPAAPAIVSVTDDVGPQTGTVANGGATDDTLPVISGTAEHGATVTVYDNGAAIGQAVAGVSGIWTLTLSTPLLSGPHAFTAAATDATGNLGPASPAYTVTLDTSTPAAPVITLVSDDIGATQGTVANGGTTDDSKPTVTGTSAANVVVSVYANGSLLGTTTADGTGAWSFTPTGALSGTPSFTAMATNGAGNVSAFSNSYAVTIDTVPPPVPQITSLTDNAPNITGPITDGGLTNDTTPLISGTSAANATISIFNNGVLLATTTANGSGAWSYTPTLGQGAQSITVSATNSAGNTSGVSSPFAFTIDATAPSAPSVQPSNGQILSGTAEANAFIDIDIGNNGSIDTRVQANASGEWSYTLPSNPGNNTPVSVTAVDAAGNVSGATTITVDAVAPGVPALTAVTDDQGAVVGAVSANGSTDDTLPVLSGTAEGNATVTILDNGSAIGTVQANNAGNWTFTPSAPLGQGSHSITITATDAAGNTGTASAPFVFSVDTNAPPAPTILTVADDVLPQTGTVASGGSTNDTQPVISGTAEAGATITLYINGSAYPATTTADINGDWSFSPVLPEGNYNFAVTATDRAGNVSPQSVAYTVRVDTTAPADPTLNPTDGTTVSGTGEAGAVIQVHTDAIGVPDTTATVDSFGQWSVTFSPTLPNGTEITVVAVDAAGNVSGSDSEIVNTGMNTTPPPIPSAPVIADDVGTTQGPIGPGGVTDDPVPEIHGTAQVGSLVTIYDNGVQIGTVIADTFGEWSISPTLGDGAHSITATATDNGVQSLNSPPLAFEVDTVPPAAPTVNASNGTTLTGTAEAGATVNLDFDGDSNTDASVLADPSGNWTYTPPTPLSNGTVVSAVAVDPAGNASPPGTATIDRAPPSPPAIATVTDDVGPVTGSVNSGGQTDDTRPTLSGTTEGNATVTVYDGATLLGTTTANGAGNWAFTPTTPLGQGSHSFTITATDTLGNVSLPSPAYTVTVVTTAPATPVITGATDDVGSIQGPVASGGVTDDARPTLVGTAPANVTVSIYQGATLVGTTTSNGSGAWSFTPSTPLSSGLHNLTAVATDPAGNQSATSNTYSLTVDNTAPSTPVLASVTDDVGLIQGPLANGATTDDARPTLAGTAEGNATISIFDGATLVGTTTANASGAWSFTPSGPLSSGPHALTVTATDAAGNQSGATTVFNLTVDTSAPTAPVITGAADDVGTTQGPVASGGVTDDATPLLSGTAEANSIVSVYNGAVLLGTATANGAGAWSFTPPSPLSDGPHSFTVTARDAAGNVSPSSTAYVVVVDTTPPSAPLIASVTDDVGSRTGALANGAATDDTRPTLSGTSEANATVSIYDNGTLVGTTTANGSGAWSYTPPAALAQGDHSLTVRATDAAGNLGPASSPFAIRVDTSAPAAPTISSVTDDVGTVQGSVANGGVTNDTVPLLRGTAEAGSTLTLLANGVSIGTTLVDASGNWTFSPSPALGEGTYSFTATATDAAGNTGATSNAFAITVDTTPPSVPVITGIVDDVAPNTGTVANGGVSNDGTPQLTGTASANTAVAIYDNGVVIGSTTSNASGAWTFTPSSGLSDGTHNFTAVAMDTAGNASAASNTYGVTLDQTPPSATIAITTLSVDTGTVGDWSTQDNSPTISGTLGSALGTGEQVQIQIDSGTWVNASVSGTSWYYGPGTLSVGSHAVAVRVVDAAGNVGHNASQTISITSIPAQAPMVQASNSALLGLVGVEALNLLDLGSQSLTAVDPNNNLKTVQVKYAPVLSLALGAYTLTASAALAAELGLHISISNSSGILGIVAPSSTLTITAIDNGAMSNMAVNELLGTVHFEQNLSLLGLDVLNATTITATDTTGLSASAATGSLLDVSLLNSGGSANVIQGDAGANTLSGTTGNDRLYGFAGNDVLNGNDGNDLLRGGAGADTLNGGAGNDTLVYDASDTLIDGGAGSDTLLIDSGTGQVLNLDAVSNIRNIERIDLGTGDAGRQITLTETGVLRATDSNHQLTIAGDGSDRVTMTGAVFQGQTLINGEAYNHYTLGTTDIFVDHPVLVVV, from the coding sequence ATGGAAAAGCGTGTCGAAATCACCAATCGCACAACCCGGACCGTCAATACCACCACGGCACGGGAAGGCGTCACGCAGATCGCCGTCCAGCCAGGTTCCAATGTGAAGGTCGTGGCGCCGCCCAGCAGCGTGTCCTCGATGGTCCGCGAAGGTGACGATCTCGTCATAACGTTCTCGGATGGCTCCACCATTCGTCTGGACGGCTACTTCGCCTGCCCGGCGGACGATATCGGTCAGCTCAGCTTCGGCGATCCGGGCAGCGGCGAACAGTGGCTCGTCCATCTTGGAGATGCCGCCTGCTTCGCGCCTGCCGACGCTTCGACCGAACCGCTCGATTTCAGCATGTCGCCGCTGGGTGCGGCTGGTGGTGGCGGGATCGGCACGGGCGCTCTACTCGCGCTTGGCGCGCTGGGTGTGGGCGGGGGGATCGCGCTTGCGGCCAGCGGCGGGGGTGGTCACTCCGACGAACCGGTGGATACGACACCTCCGGCCGCGCCGACCGTGGCGGCAACAAACGGCACTGTCCTGAGCGGAACGGCGGAACCCGGCGCCACAGTGCGTATCGACATCAACGGTGACGGCACCACCGATGCCACCGTGACGGCCAACGCAAGCGGAAGCTGGACCTATACGCCGACGACGCCGATCGCCGACGGCACCACGGTTACAGTAAGAGCGGTGGACGCTGCCGGGAACGTCAGCACGCCGGCATCGGTCACGGTCGATGCCGCGCCTCCCGCGGTGCCGACGATCAGCGCGGCTGCCGACGATGTCGGGGCCATCCAGGGCAATGTCGCAAGCGGCGGCGCAACCGATGATACCCGTCCGGCGCTATCGGGCACGGCCGAAGCGGGATCGACCGTTTCCATCTACGACAACGGCACCCTGATCGGCACCGCTACGGCGAGTTCGACAGGCACCTGGAGCTTCACGCCGCCCAGCGCTCTGGCACAGGGCCATCACAGCTTCACGATCACCGCGAAGGACGCGGTCGGTAATGTCAGCGCGGCATCTCCGGCTTACGAGTTGACGGTGGACACCGCCTCTCCGGCGGCGCCCGTGCTCAATCCGACGGACGGGATCACGGTTTCCGGCACCGCCGAGGCGGGCACAATTGTCTCGATCGACGTCGATGGTGATGGAACCCCCGATGCAACCGCCGTTGCCGGGCCTACCGGCAGCTGGAGCGTGACGCTGGATGAGCCGCTTGCCGATGGCACGGTGGTGAGTGCCACGGCGACAGACGCGGCCGGGAACAGTTCGCCGGCAGCGACCGTCACGGTGGATGGCGACATCGACACGACCCCGCCGCCCGTGCCGGGCGTGGGCGGCGCGGACGATGATACGGGCGCGATCCAGGGTAATCTCGCGAACGGGGCGATTACCGACGATTCCACGCCCGAATTCAGCGGGTCTGGCGGGGAACCGGGATCGACCGTCTCCGTCTACGACAATGGCGTGCTGATCGGCTCGACCACGGTTGACGGCGATGGGGACTGGCAGTTCACCCCGTCTCCTCCACTGGGGGAGGGCGGCCATAGCCTGACCTTCACTTCAAGCGACGGAGACGGCAACGAGAGCGCCCCGTCGCAGCCTTTCGCGTTCACGGTGGATACCGTGCCTCCCCTGGCCGCCACGGTCGACCCCAGCAACGGCGCGGCCTTGACCGGCACGGCCGAGCCGGGATCGGTCGTCAACATCGACTTCGGCGATGACGGCACGATCGACGGAACCGCGCTGACCAATGCCGCGGGGGATTGGGTCTTCGTGCCCACCACGCACATTCCCGACGGCACGACCGTCAGCATCACGGTGAGCGATGCGGCTGGAAACAGTTCGCCGCCCGTGACCGTGGTCGTGGATATCGAAGCGGCCGTCGCGCCTATCATTCTCCGGGTCGTTGACGATGCCGCGCCGCAGACCGGCACCGTGCCCAGCGGTGGTCTCACCAACGATGCCACGCCGACGATCGGCGGCACGGCCGAAGCAGGCTCTACCGTCTCCTTGTACGACAATGGCGTGCTGCTCGGCACGGCCATCGCGAACGGATCGGGCGACTGGACGTTCACGGCGGCGGCCTTGCCCGAAGGCGACCACATCTTCGCCGTCACGTCGGTAAACGAGGCGGGCGGGGTAGGCGGGCCTTCTTCCGGATATGCCGTCACGATCGATCTCAGCGCACCCGCCGCGCCCACGCTCAGCCCGACAGATGGCGTAACCCTGTCCGGCACGGCCGAGGCCGGGGCGACCGTTACGGTGGACACGAACGGCGATGGAACCCCGGACGCCAGCGTGGTCGCCGGAGACGGTGGGCAGTGGAGCGTCACTTTCGCCGCCCCGCTCGCGGATGGAACCGTCGTCAGTGTGATCGCCACCGATGCGGCGGGGAATCCGTCGCCTGCTGCAACCACCACCGTGGATGCAGAGCTGGACAGTACACCGCCCCCGGTTCCCGTGCTGGTTTCGGCCACCGATGACGTGGGCACGGTGCAGGGGCCGCTGGCCAATGGTGCGGTGACCGATGACACCCAACCTCGACTGGCGGGCACGGCCGAGGCGGGTGTCCTGGTCTCGATCTATGACGGCGCAAACCTCCTCGGTACGGTCGTCGCTGATGGTTCGGGGGCCTGGAACTTTACCCCGACCCTTGCACAGGGCGCGCATAGCCTGACCTTCACCACTACCGACAGCGAGGGTAACGAAAGCCAGGCCACGCCTGTCTTCGGCCTGACCGTGGATACGACGGCCCCTGCGGCGCCTGTCATCAATCCTTCCAACGGATCGCTGGTCTCCGGCACGGCCGAGGCAGGCGCCGTGGTTCGGCTGGACCTGAACGGCAATGGCACCGTGGATGCCACGGTGCAGGCCGGCCCTTCGGGTTCGTGGTCCTACACCCCGGCCACGCCGCTAGCCGATGGCAGTACGGTGATCGCCACCGCTACGGACGCCGCCGGGAATACCTCGCTTCAGGGTTCGACCACCATTGATCGCAGCCCGCCGCCTGCGCCGGTCGTAACGTCAGCAGCCGACGATGTCGGCGCGAGCCAGGGCATGCTGGTGAGCGGTTCGTCCACGGATGACGGGCAGCCGGCTTTGTCGGGTACGGCGGAAGCCAATTCGACGGTATCCGTCTACGACGGCCCAACCTTGCTGGGAACGACCACGGCAAGCGGGGCGGGGAGCTGGACCTTCACGCCCACCGCGCCGCTAAGCCAGGGAACCCATACACTCACGATTACGGCGACCGATGCGGTAGGCAATGTCAGCGCCAATTCCGCGCCTTTCACTCTGACGATCGACAATACCCCTCCGGCAGCGCCTGCCATCTCGTCGATTGCCGACGATTTCGGGGACAGCCAGGGGCCTGTTTCCAATGGCGGAACCACGGACGATGCACGCCCCACGCTGACCGGCACATCGGAGGCCAATGCAACCGTCTCCGTTTACGACAACGGCGCGCTGCTGGGCACGACCACGGCGAACGGTTCCGGGGCATGGAGCTTCACGCCGGTTTCGGCGCTGGGGCAGGGCAGTCACAGCTTCGTCGTCACTGCTGGGGATGCCGCTGGCAACGTCAGCGCGCAATCGCCGGCCTACGTGGTGTCGATCAACAATTCCGTGCCCGACACGCCCGCAATCGCGATCGCAGTGGACAATGTGGGGCTGGAGCAGGGCGCCGTCGTCAATGGCGGCATCACCAACGACACCCAGCCGAGCCTCTCCGGCACGGCAGCCCCCAACTCCACCGTCACGATCCTGCGCGGCGGTATTCCCGTGGCCACGGTATCGGCCGATGCCCTGGGCGGCTGGAACTATACGCCTGCGGCGCCTCTGGCGCAGGGCACTTACAGCTACACCGTGATGAGCATCAATGCGGCCGGCAATGAAAGCGCGCTGTCATCGCCTTACGTTGTCACCGTGGACACGACACCGCCGGCCGCGCCGCTGTTCGGTAGCGCGAACGACAATGTCGGCACCGTTCAGGGGCCGCTGCCGAGCGGTTCGGTCACTGACGATATTCTTCCCACGCTTGCAGGTTCCGCCGAACCGGGAGCGACGGTCACCATCTTCCACAACGGCAATGCAATCGGCACGGCGGCGGTGAACGGCCTTGGCATCTGGAGCTTCACGCCCGGCACCGCGCTGGCGGAGGGGCCGCACAACTTCACCGCCGTCGCTACCGATGCGGCCGGCAACGTGAGCGTGCCTTCGGGAACCTTCACCCTTGTTGTCGACGTCACGCCGCCCGCTGATCCCACGATCAATCCGAGCACGGGAACCACCCTTGGCGGTACGGCCGAACCGAATGCGACGATCAACCTCGATCTCGACGGCAACGGCACGGTAGACGTGACGACAACTGCAAACGGTTCCGGCATATGGACATACAATCCGCCTCTCCAACTTGCGGACGGGGTGACCGTGATCGTCACGGCCACGGATGCGGCCGGCAATACTTCCGCGCCCGAAAGCATCGTGGTTGACCGCACCGCGCCCGCCGCTCCGGCGATCGTCAGCGTGACGGACGATGTGGGGCCGCAGACCGGGACCGTCGCGAACGGCGGCGCCACGGACGATACTTTGCCGGTCATCAGCGGCACCGCCGAGCATGGTGCGACGGTAACCGTCTACGATAACGGCGCCGCGATCGGGCAGGCGGTGGCGGGCGTTTCCGGCATCTGGACCCTGACCCTCTCGACGCCGCTCCTGTCCGGCCCGCATGCCTTCACCGCAGCGGCGACCGATGCCACCGGCAACCTCGGCCCGGCTTCCCCGGCCTATACCGTCACGCTCGACACGAGCACGCCGGCAGCACCCGTCATCACGCTTGTGAGCGACGATATCGGCGCTACTCAGGGTACGGTCGCCAATGGCGGCACAACGGATGACAGCAAGCCGACCGTAACCGGCACCTCGGCCGCCAATGTCGTGGTTTCCGTCTATGCGAACGGCAGCCTGCTCGGCACCACGACGGCGGACGGAACAGGGGCATGGAGCTTCACGCCGACCGGCGCCCTGAGCGGAACACCCAGCTTCACCGCGATGGCCACCAATGGCGCAGGCAATGTCAGCGCCTTTTCCAACAGCTATGCCGTGACGATCGATACCGTGCCTCCTCCGGTGCCGCAGATCACGTCGCTGACGGATAACGCGCCCAACATAACCGGACCGATCACGGACGGAGGGCTCACCAACGACACCACGCCTCTCATCAGCGGCACCTCTGCAGCCAATGCCACGATATCCATTTTCAACAATGGCGTGCTGCTGGCGACGACGACGGCCAATGGCAGCGGCGCCTGGAGCTACACTCCAACCCTGGGACAAGGCGCGCAGAGCATCACCGTCAGCGCGACCAATTCGGCTGGAAACACCAGCGGGGTCTCGTCGCCCTTCGCCTTCACCATCGATGCAACCGCGCCGAGCGCACCTTCCGTCCAGCCCAGTAACGGGCAGATTCTGTCCGGCACGGCGGAGGCGAACGCCTTCATCGATATCGATATCGGCAACAACGGGTCGATCGACACGCGCGTACAGGCCAATGCTTCGGGAGAGTGGAGCTACACCCTGCCGAGCAATCCGGGGAACAACACGCCGGTTTCGGTTACGGCGGTGGATGCGGCGGGGAACGTCTCGGGCGCGACTACGATCACCGTGGATGCGGTTGCGCCGGGGGTTCCCGCGCTTACCGCCGTGACCGACGATCAGGGCGCGGTTGTGGGGGCTGTCAGCGCCAACGGCTCCACCGACGATACACTGCCGGTGCTCAGCGGAACGGCGGAAGGCAATGCGACCGTCACGATACTCGACAACGGATCGGCTATCGGAACCGTACAGGCCAACAATGCCGGAAACTGGACCTTCACGCCCTCGGCACCGCTGGGGCAGGGATCGCACAGCATCACGATCACCGCGACCGATGCAGCCGGAAACACCGGCACGGCTTCGGCTCCCTTCGTGTTCTCCGTGGACACGAATGCGCCGCCGGCACCGACGATCCTGACCGTTGCGGATGATGTCCTGCCGCAGACCGGAACGGTTGCGAGCGGGGGCTCCACCAACGATACGCAACCGGTCATTTCCGGTACGGCGGAAGCCGGTGCGACGATCACCCTCTATATCAACGGGTCCGCCTATCCGGCCACGACCACTGCCGACATCAACGGAGACTGGTCGTTCTCGCCCGTCTTGCCTGAAGGCAACTACAACTTCGCCGTCACGGCAACCGACCGGGCCGGTAACGTCAGCCCGCAATCGGTCGCTTACACCGTTCGCGTGGATACGACAGCTCCCGCCGACCCGACCCTGAACCCGACCGACGGCACAACGGTGTCCGGCACCGGAGAGGCCGGCGCGGTGATCCAGGTCCATACCGATGCCATCGGCGTTCCCGATACGACTGCCACGGTAGACAGTTTCGGGCAGTGGAGCGTCACTTTCAGCCCCACACTTCCGAATGGCACGGAGATCACCGTCGTTGCCGTCGATGCGGCCGGCAACGTTTCGGGCAGCGATTCCGAAATCGTCAATACCGGCATGAATACGACACCGCCGCCGATCCCGTCAGCACCCGTAATCGCGGATGACGTCGGCACCACGCAGGGGCCGATCGGTCCGGGCGGCGTTACCGATGATCCGGTTCCCGAGATTCACGGTACGGCGCAAGTGGGCTCGCTTGTCACCATCTATGACAATGGCGTCCAGATCGGCACCGTAATCGCCGATACGTTTGGCGAGTGGAGCATCTCCCCTACGCTGGGAGACGGCGCACACAGCATTACCGCCACGGCTACGGACAACGGCGTGCAGAGCCTCAACAGCCCGCCGCTCGCATTCGAGGTCGATACGGTGCCTCCCGCGGCGCCCACGGTCAATGCCAGCAATGGCACCACCCTGACAGGCACGGCAGAGGCGGGCGCTACCGTCAATCTCGATTTCGATGGCGATAGCAACACCGATGCCTCGGTGCTGGCGGACCCGTCCGGAAACTGGACGTATACACCGCCGACGCCGCTCTCGAACGGGACCGTGGTCAGTGCAGTGGCGGTGGACCCTGCCGGAAACGCTTCGCCTCCCGGCACGGCAACGATCGACCGGGCGCCTCCTTCGCCGCCGGCCATCGCCACGGTGACGGACGATGTCGGTCCGGTGACAGGCTCCGTGAACAGCGGCGGCCAGACCGACGATACGCGGCCCACGCTTTCCGGCACGACCGAGGGGAATGCGACCGTAACCGTCTACGACGGCGCAACGCTGCTGGGAACGACCACGGCCAACGGCGCGGGCAATTGGGCCTTCACGCCCACGACACCGCTGGGACAAGGCAGCCACAGCTTCACGATCACTGCCACCGATACGCTCGGCAATGTCAGTCTGCCTTCCCCGGCCTATACGGTCACGGTCGTCACCACGGCGCCGGCAACGCCTGTCATCACCGGCGCCACCGATGACGTGGGGTCGATCCAGGGGCCGGTCGCCAGCGGCGGGGTAACCGACGACGCGCGGCCGACGCTGGTCGGCACCGCTCCCGCCAATGTGACGGTTTCGATCTATCAGGGCGCGACGCTGGTCGGCACCACCACTTCCAACGGGTCCGGCGCATGGAGCTTCACGCCTTCCACGCCGCTGTCGAGCGGGCTCCACAACCTGACCGCTGTTGCCACCGATCCGGCAGGCAACCAGAGCGCGACATCGAACACCTATAGCCTGACGGTGGATAACACGGCGCCGAGCACGCCGGTCCTGGCATCGGTCACGGATGATGTCGGCCTGATCCAGGGACCGCTCGCCAACGGCGCGACGACGGATGATGCCCGTCCGACCCTTGCCGGAACGGCAGAGGGCAATGCGACGATATCGATCTTCGATGGGGCGACGCTGGTGGGCACGACCACGGCAAATGCCTCCGGCGCATGGAGCTTCACGCCTTCCGGCCCCTTGTCCTCCGGACCGCACGCCCTGACCGTTACGGCCACGGATGCGGCAGGCAATCAGAGCGGTGCAACCACCGTCTTCAATCTTACCGTCGATACCAGCGCACCGACAGCGCCTGTCATCACTGGCGCCGCCGATGACGTCGGCACGACGCAGGGGCCGGTCGCCAGCGGCGGCGTTACCGACGATGCCACGCCGCTCCTGTCCGGCACCGCCGAGGCAAACTCCATCGTCTCGGTCTACAACGGTGCGGTCCTGCTTGGTACTGCGACGGCGAACGGGGCGGGTGCCTGGAGCTTCACGCCGCCATCTCCGCTGTCCGATGGACCGCACAGCTTTACCGTCACGGCGCGTGATGCAGCGGGCAACGTCAGTCCATCGTCCACGGCCTATGTCGTCGTCGTGGACACCACGCCTCCCTCGGCTCCGCTGATCGCCAGCGTTACAGACGATGTGGGAAGCCGTACCGGCGCGCTGGCGAACGGCGCGGCGACCGATGATACCCGGCCAACGCTTTCGGGCACGTCGGAGGCCAATGCCACCGTCTCGATCTACGACAACGGCACGCTGGTCGGCACCACCACCGCGAACGGGTCTGGCGCCTGGAGCTACACCCCTCCTGCCGCACTTGCCCAGGGCGATCACAGCCTTACCGTTCGGGCAACGGATGCCGCAGGCAATCTTGGCCCTGCCTCTTCGCCATTCGCGATCCGGGTCGACACCAGCGCCCCTGCCGCGCCGACGATCTCCAGCGTTACCGACGATGTCGGCACCGTGCAGGGCTCGGTCGCCAATGGCGGCGTGACCAACGACACAGTGCCGCTCCTTCGCGGCACCGCCGAGGCGGGATCGACGCTGACGCTGTTGGCGAACGGAGTGTCGATCGGCACGACGCTGGTGGATGCGAGCGGCAACTGGACTTTCAGTCCATCGCCGGCGCTGGGCGAGGGGACATACAGCTTCACCGCTACCGCCACGGATGCCGCAGGGAACACCGGAGCGACCTCCAATGCCTTCGCCATCACGGTGGACACCACGCCCCCGTCAGTGCCGGTCATCACCGGCATCGTGGACGACGTGGCGCCGAACACCGGTACCGTCGCGAATGGCGGCGTTTCCAACGATGGCACTCCGCAACTGACCGGCACGGCTTCGGCCAACACAGCCGTGGCGATCTACGACAATGGAGTGGTCATCGGCAGCACCACCTCCAATGCGAGCGGCGCGTGGACCTTCACGCCTTCCTCGGGCCTGAGCGACGGTACGCATAACTTCACGGCTGTTGCCATGGACACGGCCGGAAATGCCAGCGCCGCGTCCAACACTTACGGCGTGACGCTGGACCAGACGCCGCCTTCCGCCACGATCGCCATCACTACGCTGTCGGTCGATACGGGCACCGTCGGTGACTGGAGCACGCAGGACAACAGCCCCACCATCAGCGGAACTCTCGGTTCGGCTCTCGGCACGGGCGAGCAGGTGCAGATCCAGATCGACAGTGGAACCTGGGTCAATGCCTCGGTATCCGGCACAAGCTGGTATTATGGGCCGGGCACCCTTTCCGTGGGATCGCATGCCGTTGCCGTTCGCGTCGTCGATGCCGCAGGCAACGTGGGTCACAATGCCTCGCAGACGATCAGCATAACCAGCATTCCGGCGCAGGCACCGATGGTGCAGGCGAGCAATTCGGCACTGCTGGGACTGGTCGGCGTGGAGGCGCTGAACCTGCTGGACCTCGGCTCGCAGTCGCTTACCGCCGTGGATCCCAACAACAACCTCAAGACGGTGCAGGTCAAGTATGCCCCGGTGCTGTCGCTGGCTCTCGGCGCTTATACGCTGACGGCTTCGGCAGCGCTGGCGGCGGAACTCGGGCTGCATATCTCGATCAGCAATTCTTCCGGCATCCTCGGCATCGTGGCGCCTTCCTCCACGCTGACGATCACCGCTATCGACAATGGCGCGATGAGCAACATGGCGGTGAACGAACTGCTCGGCACCGTGCATTTCGAGCAGAATCTGTCGCTTCTCGGCCTCGACGTGCTCAACGCGACGACGATCACGGCAACCGATACGACAGGCCTTTCCGCCAGTGCCGCCACAGGTTCGCTGCTCGATGTCAGCCTGCTCAATTCCGGTGGCTCGGCCAACGTGATCCAGGGCGATGCCGGCGCGAACACCCTCAGCGGGACGACCGGAAACGACCGCCTCTACGGCTTTGCCGGGAATGACGTGCTGAACGGCAATGACGGCAACGATCTGCTGCGCGGTGGGGCGGGTGCCGATACGCTCAACGGCGGCGCGGGCAACGACACGCTCGTCTATGATGCCAGCGATACGCTGATCGACGGCGGTGCGGGAAGCGATACGCTGCTGATCGATAGCGGAACCGGGCAGGTGCTCAATCTCGATGCGGTGAGCAACATTCGCAACATCGAACGCATTGATCTGGGAACCGGGGATGCCGGCAGGCAGATCACCCTGACCGAGACCGGCGTCCTGCGCGCGACCGACAGTAACCACCAACTGACGATCGCCGGTGACGGGAGCGACCGGGTCACCATGACCGGAGCGGTCTTCCAGGGCCAAACCCTGATCAATGGCGAAGCCTACAACCACTACACTTTGGGAACGACGGATATCTTCGTCGATCACCCGGTTCTCGTCGTGGTTTGA